Proteins from a single region of Manis javanica isolate MJ-LG chromosome 5, MJ_LKY, whole genome shotgun sequence:
- the DSN1 gene encoding kinetochore-associated protein DSN1 homolog isoform X2 produces the protein MTQGILKERIHLGSSPKKGESCDLSHQEGLQSRSFLHLSPQEQSAYDQDRRQSWRRASMKGMNRRKSLPPFHQGVTELSRSISVNLAESKRLGSLLLSSFQFSVQKLEPFLRGTEGFSLESFRAKASSLSEELKHFTDKLQSNGTLQKCFEESKGKASDLSLETSVAEMKEYITRFSLERHTWDQLLLHYQKEAEEIISRGSNETKITEIEVEPMTYLGSSQREVLNSKPDYQKIVQNQNKVFDYMELVMDELQGSLKQLHAFMDESTQCLQKVSVQLGKRNMQQLDPSPARKLLKLQLQNSPTPSLL, from the exons ATGACTCAAGGCATTTTGAAGGAACGAATTCACCTTGGCTCTAGCCCTAAAAAGGGGGAAAGTTGTGATCTCAGCCATCAGGAAGGACTTCAATCCAGGTCCTTTCTTCATTTGTCCCCCCAAGAACAGTCTGCCTATGATCAAGACAGGAGGCAATCCTGGCGGCGAGCAAGTATGAAGGGAATGAACCGGCGGAAGTCCCTGCCTCCCTTTCATCAGGGCGTCACAG AGCTCAGCAGATCCATCAGTGTCAATTTAGCCGAAAGCAAACGGCTTGGCTCTCTCCTGCTATCCAGTTTCCAG TTCTCTGTTCAGAAACTTGAGCCTTTCCTAAGGGGCACTGAGGGCTTCAGTCTTGAAAGTTTTAGAGCCAAAG CATCTTCTCTTTCTGAAGAATTGaaacattttacagacaaactGCAAAGTAATGGAactcttcaaaaatgttttgaagaATCAAAAGG AAAAGCATCAGATTTGTCTCTGGAAACATCAGTGGCTGAGATGAAGGAATACATAACAAG ATTTTCTTTAGAACGTCACACTTGGGATCAGCTCTTGCTGCACTATCAGAAGGAGGCGGAAGAGATCATATCCAG aggatCAAATGAAACCAAAATTACTGAAATTGAGGTGGAACCTATGACATATCTTGGGTCTTCCCAGAGGGAAGTCCTTAATTCCAAGCCTGACTACCAGAAGATAGTACAGAACCAAAACAAAGTCTTTGATTACATGGAGTTGGTG ATGGATGAACTGCAGGGATCATTGAAGCAGCTGCATGCCTTCATGGACGAAAGTACCCAGTGCCTCCAGAAGGTGTCGGTGCAGCTTG GGAAGAGAAACATGCAACAGTTAGATCCCTCACCAGCTCGAAAATTGCTCAAGCTTCAGCTACAAAACTCACCTACCCCTTCGTTGCTCTAG
- the DSN1 gene encoding kinetochore-associated protein DSN1 homolog isoform X3, producing MTSLTKSENIEEQSAYDQDRRQSWRRASMKGMNRRKSLPPFHQGVTELSRSISVNLAESKRLGSLLLSSFQFSVQKLEPFLRGTEGFSLESFRAKASSLSEELKHFTDKLQSNGTLQKCFEESKGKASDLSLETSVAEMKEYITRFSLERHTWDQLLLHYQKEAEEIISRGSNETKITEIEVEPMTYLGSSQREVLNSKPDYQKIVQNQNKVFDYMELVMDELQGSLKQLHAFMDESTQCLQKVSVQLGKRNMQQLDPSPARKLLKLQLQNSPTPSLL from the exons ATGACTTCACTGACTAAATCAGAGAATATAGAAG AACAGTCTGCCTATGATCAAGACAGGAGGCAATCCTGGCGGCGAGCAAGTATGAAGGGAATGAACCGGCGGAAGTCCCTGCCTCCCTTTCATCAGGGCGTCACAG AGCTCAGCAGATCCATCAGTGTCAATTTAGCCGAAAGCAAACGGCTTGGCTCTCTCCTGCTATCCAGTTTCCAG TTCTCTGTTCAGAAACTTGAGCCTTTCCTAAGGGGCACTGAGGGCTTCAGTCTTGAAAGTTTTAGAGCCAAAG CATCTTCTCTTTCTGAAGAATTGaaacattttacagacaaactGCAAAGTAATGGAactcttcaaaaatgttttgaagaATCAAAAGG AAAAGCATCAGATTTGTCTCTGGAAACATCAGTGGCTGAGATGAAGGAATACATAACAAG ATTTTCTTTAGAACGTCACACTTGGGATCAGCTCTTGCTGCACTATCAGAAGGAGGCGGAAGAGATCATATCCAG aggatCAAATGAAACCAAAATTACTGAAATTGAGGTGGAACCTATGACATATCTTGGGTCTTCCCAGAGGGAAGTCCTTAATTCCAAGCCTGACTACCAGAAGATAGTACAGAACCAAAACAAAGTCTTTGATTACATGGAGTTGGTG ATGGATGAACTGCAGGGATCATTGAAGCAGCTGCATGCCTTCATGGACGAAAGTACCCAGTGCCTCCAGAAGGTGTCGGTGCAGCTTG GGAAGAGAAACATGCAACAGTTAGATCCCTCACCAGCTCGAAAATTGCTCAAGCTTCAGCTACAAAACTCACCTACCCCTTCGTTGCTCTAG
- the DSN1 gene encoding kinetochore-associated protein DSN1 homolog isoform X4, translating to MKGMNRRKSLPPFHQGVTELSRSISVNLAESKRLGSLLLSSFQFSVQKLEPFLRGTEGFSLESFRAKASSLSEELKHFTDKLQSNGTLQKCFEESKGKASDLSLETSVAEMKEYITRFSLERHTWDQLLLHYQKEAEEIISRGSNETKITEIEVEPMTYLGSSQREVLNSKPDYQKIVQNQNKVFDYMELVMDELQGSLKQLHAFMDESTQCLQKVSVQLGKRNMQQLDPSPARKLLKLQLQNSPTPSLL from the exons ATGAAGGGAATGAACCGGCGGAAGTCCCTGCCTCCCTTTCATCAGGGCGTCACAG AGCTCAGCAGATCCATCAGTGTCAATTTAGCCGAAAGCAAACGGCTTGGCTCTCTCCTGCTATCCAGTTTCCAG TTCTCTGTTCAGAAACTTGAGCCTTTCCTAAGGGGCACTGAGGGCTTCAGTCTTGAAAGTTTTAGAGCCAAAG CATCTTCTCTTTCTGAAGAATTGaaacattttacagacaaactGCAAAGTAATGGAactcttcaaaaatgttttgaagaATCAAAAGG AAAAGCATCAGATTTGTCTCTGGAAACATCAGTGGCTGAGATGAAGGAATACATAACAAG ATTTTCTTTAGAACGTCACACTTGGGATCAGCTCTTGCTGCACTATCAGAAGGAGGCGGAAGAGATCATATCCAG aggatCAAATGAAACCAAAATTACTGAAATTGAGGTGGAACCTATGACATATCTTGGGTCTTCCCAGAGGGAAGTCCTTAATTCCAAGCCTGACTACCAGAAGATAGTACAGAACCAAAACAAAGTCTTTGATTACATGGAGTTGGTG ATGGATGAACTGCAGGGATCATTGAAGCAGCTGCATGCCTTCATGGACGAAAGTACCCAGTGCCTCCAGAAGGTGTCGGTGCAGCTTG GGAAGAGAAACATGCAACAGTTAGATCCCTCACCAGCTCGAAAATTGCTCAAGCTTCAGCTACAAAACTCACCTACCCCTTCGTTGCTCTAG
- the DSN1 gene encoding kinetochore-associated protein DSN1 homolog isoform X1, which translates to MTSLTKSENIEVLEEEPVASKTHDLQLASDPNPVEVCGKSSASLEMTQGILKERIHLGSSPKKGESCDLSHQEGLQSRSFLHLSPQEQSAYDQDRRQSWRRASMKGMNRRKSLPPFHQGVTELSRSISVNLAESKRLGSLLLSSFQFSVQKLEPFLRGTEGFSLESFRAKASSLSEELKHFTDKLQSNGTLQKCFEESKGKASDLSLETSVAEMKEYITRFSLERHTWDQLLLHYQKEAEEIISRGSNETKITEIEVEPMTYLGSSQREVLNSKPDYQKIVQNQNKVFDYMELVMDELQGSLKQLHAFMDESTQCLQKVSVQLGKRNMQQLDPSPARKLLKLQLQNSPTPSLL; encoded by the exons ATGACTTCACTGACTAAATCAGAGAATATAGAAG TGCTAGAAGAGGAACCAGTGGCATCCAAGACTCATGATCTTCAACTAGCATCAGATCCCAACCCTGTGGAAGTATGTGGTAAATCATCTGCCTCCCTTGAGATGACTCAAGGCATTTTGAAGGAACGAATTCACCTTGGCTCTAGCCCTAAAAAGGGGGAAAGTTGTGATCTCAGCCATCAGGAAGGACTTCAATCCAGGTCCTTTCTTCATTTGTCCCCCCAAGAACAGTCTGCCTATGATCAAGACAGGAGGCAATCCTGGCGGCGAGCAAGTATGAAGGGAATGAACCGGCGGAAGTCCCTGCCTCCCTTTCATCAGGGCGTCACAG AGCTCAGCAGATCCATCAGTGTCAATTTAGCCGAAAGCAAACGGCTTGGCTCTCTCCTGCTATCCAGTTTCCAG TTCTCTGTTCAGAAACTTGAGCCTTTCCTAAGGGGCACTGAGGGCTTCAGTCTTGAAAGTTTTAGAGCCAAAG CATCTTCTCTTTCTGAAGAATTGaaacattttacagacaaactGCAAAGTAATGGAactcttcaaaaatgttttgaagaATCAAAAGG AAAAGCATCAGATTTGTCTCTGGAAACATCAGTGGCTGAGATGAAGGAATACATAACAAG ATTTTCTTTAGAACGTCACACTTGGGATCAGCTCTTGCTGCACTATCAGAAGGAGGCGGAAGAGATCATATCCAG aggatCAAATGAAACCAAAATTACTGAAATTGAGGTGGAACCTATGACATATCTTGGGTCTTCCCAGAGGGAAGTCCTTAATTCCAAGCCTGACTACCAGAAGATAGTACAGAACCAAAACAAAGTCTTTGATTACATGGAGTTGGTG ATGGATGAACTGCAGGGATCATTGAAGCAGCTGCATGCCTTCATGGACGAAAGTACCCAGTGCCTCCAGAAGGTGTCGGTGCAGCTTG GGAAGAGAAACATGCAACAGTTAGATCCCTCACCAGCTCGAAAATTGCTCAAGCTTCAGCTACAAAACTCACCTACCCCTTCGTTGCTCTAG